A single genomic interval of Noviherbaspirillum cavernae harbors:
- a CDS encoding IS481 family transposase: MSWKAIDTMTLRQEFLSLARQEGVNMSALCAQFGISRKTGYRLLARVAEEGLAGMADRSRRPLHSPQRTDADVEELVVGLRKEHPAWGARKLQRRLRDLGHQGIPTPSTITRILHRHHLVDPQASEDSTPWTRFEHAAPNDLWQMDFKGCFETASATCHPLTVIDDHSRYNLTLAACARPNREHVQAALQDVFRRHGMPVRINADNGSPWGSPSRHEHGITRLTIWLIQLGIQISHSRPAHPQTNGKNERFHRSLKREVLRGQCFRDLDEAQEAFDGWRQVYNHERPHEALGLATPVTRYRPSRRVYPETLPEIHYRDGDLVQVVGWDGKIVVQGRRFRVSNALHTHPIAARPHPRQDGVFDLYFAHHRFGQIDLRTTKGDD; this comes from the coding sequence ATGTCCTGGAAAGCGATAGACACGATGACTCTGCGTCAGGAATTTCTCTCATTGGCCCGTCAGGAGGGAGTGAACATGAGTGCGCTATGTGCGCAGTTCGGCATCAGCCGCAAGACCGGCTACAGGCTATTGGCCCGCGTGGCCGAAGAGGGATTGGCCGGAATGGCTGACCGCTCGCGCCGGCCATTGCACAGCCCGCAGCGCACGGATGCCGACGTCGAGGAGCTGGTGGTCGGACTGCGCAAGGAACATCCGGCCTGGGGTGCACGCAAGCTGCAGCGGCGCTTGCGCGATCTGGGCCATCAAGGCATCCCGACACCCAGCACCATCACTCGCATCCTGCACCGGCACCATCTGGTCGATCCGCAGGCCAGTGAAGACAGTACGCCATGGACACGTTTCGAGCATGCCGCACCCAACGATCTGTGGCAAATGGACTTCAAGGGCTGCTTCGAGACGGCCTCGGCTACCTGCCATCCGCTGACCGTCATTGACGACCACTCGCGCTACAACCTGACGCTTGCAGCCTGTGCCCGCCCCAACCGGGAACACGTACAGGCAGCACTGCAGGATGTGTTTCGCCGCCATGGCATGCCGGTCCGCATCAACGCCGACAACGGCTCCCCCTGGGGCAGCCCGTCACGACATGAGCACGGCATCACCAGACTGACCATCTGGCTGATCCAGCTGGGCATCCAGATCAGCCATAGTCGTCCAGCGCACCCGCAGACCAATGGCAAGAACGAACGCTTCCATCGCAGCCTGAAGCGCGAAGTGCTGCGAGGACAATGCTTCCGTGATCTGGACGAGGCGCAGGAGGCGTTCGATGGCTGGCGGCAAGTGTACAACCATGAACGGCCGCATGAGGCGCTGGGACTGGCCACGCCGGTGACGCGTTACCGGCCCAGCCGGCGGGTCTATCCGGAGACATTGCCGGAGATTCATTACCGCGATGGCGATCTGGTACAGGTAGTGGGGTGGGACGGCAAGATCGTTGTGCAGGGGCGCCGCTTCAGGGTCTCCAATGCCTTGCACACGCATCCGATTGCGGCTCGTCCGCATCCTCGGCAGGACGGCGTGTTCGATCTGTACTTTGCGCACCATCGCTTCGGCCAGATCGACTTGCGCACGACAAAAGGAGACGATTAA
- a CDS encoding Bug family tripartite tricarboxylate transporter substrate binding protein: MKVTMMKAASVLAMLAAGFSLSAPAAAQTYPSKPIKLIAPFAPGGVADTMARLVGDKLSKSLGTPVIVENRPGAGGNIGADVVAKADPDGYTLLMSSAGILSINGSLYPKLSFDPAKSFAPVSQVVDMPMVVVVNASVPANTLQEFIAYAKKNEDKTFFGSAGNGTTPHLGAELFQRAAHIKLTHVPYKGSGEAVQSLLSGTTIGALENPPVLLSHLKSGKLRALAVTGPHRLTQLPDVPTTTEAGIPELQVSSWFGIVAPAKTPPQIVERLSAETAKALREPDVEQKMVALGVRAIGSKPAEFDAFIKSERTKWDQIVKQANIRME, translated from the coding sequence ATGAAGGTAACGATGATGAAGGCAGCGTCGGTCCTTGCGATGCTTGCAGCCGGCTTCTCGCTGTCCGCGCCTGCGGCGGCACAAACCTATCCTAGCAAGCCGATCAAGCTGATCGCCCCGTTCGCGCCGGGCGGTGTCGCCGACACCATGGCGCGGCTGGTCGGCGACAAGCTGTCGAAATCGCTGGGCACGCCCGTCATTGTCGAAAACCGTCCCGGCGCGGGTGGCAACATCGGCGCCGATGTGGTCGCGAAGGCGGACCCGGATGGCTATACGCTCTTGATGTCGTCCGCAGGCATCCTGTCGATCAACGGCAGTCTCTATCCGAAGCTGTCATTCGATCCGGCGAAGAGCTTCGCGCCGGTGTCGCAGGTGGTGGACATGCCGATGGTGGTCGTGGTCAACGCGTCGGTGCCTGCAAACACCCTGCAGGAATTCATCGCCTATGCGAAGAAGAATGAAGACAAGACCTTCTTCGGCTCCGCCGGCAACGGCACCACACCGCATCTCGGCGCGGAACTGTTCCAGCGCGCCGCCCACATCAAGCTCACGCATGTCCCCTACAAGGGCAGCGGCGAAGCCGTGCAAAGCCTGCTTTCCGGCACGACCATCGGCGCGCTGGAGAATCCGCCGGTACTGCTGTCGCATCTGAAGTCCGGCAAACTACGTGCACTCGCGGTGACCGGCCCGCACCGGCTGACGCAGCTGCCGGATGTGCCGACAACGACCGAGGCTGGCATTCCGGAATTGCAGGTGTCGTCCTGGTTCGGCATCGTGGCGCCGGCAAAGACACCGCCTCAGATCGTCGAACGGCTCAGCGCAGAAACCGCCAAGGCGCTGCGCGAGCCGGATGTCGAGCAGAAGATGGTTGCGCTCGGGGTCCGCGCAATCGGCAGCAAGCCCGCTGAATTCGATGCCTTCATCAAGAGCGAACGGACCAAATGGGATCAGATCGTCAAGCAGGCGAATATCAGGATGGAGTGA
- the mdlC gene encoding benzoylformate decarboxylase: MLPSSAPSAIPATSATTVVSTTVRDAVIDLLRKFGMTSIFGNPGSTELGLFLNFPEDFRYVLGLQESVAVGMADGHAQATRNAAFVNLHSAAGVGHAMGSIFTAWKNRTPLVITAGQQARSILPFEPFLFSSQATELPKPYVKWSCEPARAEDVPLAIARAYYVAMQEPRGPVLVSVPSDDWEKPAELVTPRVVSTESRPDPAVLEQIGSALDRSERPAMVIGAAVDRGHAWDQAVQLAERHNARVFVAPMSGRCGFPEDHRLFAGFLPAMREKIVSLLDGHDFILVVGAPAFTYHVEGQGPHLPAGAALGQLIDDPAIAAWAPVGTAAVGSIRLSLLDLLSRPTPKARPLPPPRAPRPRAEPPQAGERMSVAYVLQMLAEVRSPDHIVVEEAPSSRPVMHNYLPILRSETFYTMCSGGLGYGLPAAVGVAMAKRDRKVIGLVGDGSSLYSIQALWSAAQHHLPITFLILKNRRYAALQEFAPVFGFKPGDTLEGTDLPDIDFVALARGQGCAAVHVERAEELRDTLVQALRSPVPILVEIEVA; the protein is encoded by the coding sequence ATGCTGCCGTCCAGCGCACCATCCGCCATACCCGCCACATCTGCCACAACCGTCGTTAGTACCACCGTTCGCGATGCCGTCATCGACCTGCTGCGCAAGTTCGGCATGACTTCCATTTTCGGCAACCCCGGTTCGACCGAGCTGGGGCTGTTCCTGAACTTTCCCGAGGATTTCCGCTACGTGCTCGGCCTGCAGGAATCGGTCGCGGTCGGCATGGCCGACGGCCATGCGCAGGCCACCCGCAACGCCGCCTTCGTCAACCTGCACTCCGCCGCCGGCGTCGGCCACGCGATGGGCAGCATCTTCACTGCCTGGAAGAACCGTACGCCGCTGGTGATCACTGCCGGCCAGCAGGCGCGTTCGATACTGCCGTTCGAGCCCTTCCTGTTTTCCAGCCAGGCGACCGAATTGCCCAAGCCCTATGTCAAGTGGAGCTGCGAGCCGGCGCGTGCCGAGGATGTGCCGCTGGCGATTGCGCGCGCCTATTACGTCGCCATGCAGGAGCCGCGCGGCCCGGTGCTGGTATCGGTCCCTTCCGACGACTGGGAAAAGCCGGCGGAACTGGTGACGCCGCGCGTCGTCAGCACCGAATCGCGGCCCGATCCCGCCGTGCTCGAACAGATCGGCAGCGCGCTCGACCGCAGCGAACGTCCGGCCATGGTGATCGGCGCAGCCGTGGATCGCGGCCATGCCTGGGATCAGGCAGTGCAGCTCGCGGAGCGGCACAACGCCCGCGTGTTCGTTGCCCCGATGTCGGGCCGCTGCGGCTTTCCCGAGGATCATCGTTTGTTCGCGGGCTTCCTGCCGGCCATGCGCGAGAAGATCGTCAGTCTGCTCGACGGCCACGACTTCATTCTCGTCGTCGGTGCGCCGGCATTCACCTATCACGTGGAAGGGCAGGGGCCGCATCTGCCGGCCGGGGCTGCGCTGGGCCAGTTGATCGACGACCCTGCCATCGCCGCATGGGCGCCGGTCGGCACGGCGGCAGTCGGCAGCATCCGCCTTTCCCTGCTTGATCTGCTGTCCCGCCCGACGCCGAAGGCACGTCCCTTGCCGCCGCCACGCGCGCCTCGCCCGCGCGCCGAACCGCCGCAAGCAGGCGAGCGTATGTCGGTGGCCTATGTGCTGCAGATGCTGGCCGAGGTGCGCAGTCCGGACCACATCGTGGTCGAGGAAGCACCCAGTTCCCGTCCCGTGATGCACAACTATCTGCCGATTCTGCGCAGCGAGACTTTCTATACCATGTGCAGCGGCGGACTCGGCTACGGCTTGCCGGCGGCCGTGGGCGTTGCCATGGCCAAGCGCGACAGGAAGGTGATCGGTCTCGTCGGTGACGGTTCCAGCCTGTACTCGATCCAGGCTCTGTGGAGCGCGGCACAGCATCACCTGCCGATCACCTTCCTGATCCTGAAGAACCGACGCTATGCCGCGCTGCAGGAGTTTGCGCCGGTGTTCGGCTTCAAGCCCGGCGATACGCTGGAAGGCACCGACCTGCCCGACATCGACTTCGTGGCGCTGGCACGCGGGCAGGGCTGCGCGGCGGTGCATGTGGAACGCGCGGAAGAACTGCGCGACACACTGGTGCAGGCGCTGCGCTCGCCGGTGCCGATACTGGTGGAAATAGAGGTGGCGTGA
- a CDS encoding LysR family transcriptional regulator, whose translation MTLDGRQLSAFLAVVTHGSLGRAAEMLHITQPALSRIIKRLETQVGAPLFERNAKGMLLTAIGQALLPRATLMQREAEHAMEEINALRGLAKGTIKVGSIGSVASHILPLAVDRVLTRWPNLRVHIIEGVWDRLAEALIRHEIDLALGVAMPMPESEEIATITDCRWEDSSYVVASLTHPLRQQRKSTLADTLHHRWATMPEGTAPFEEMRHMFRSHGLPLPSVAVETRSIVVLKNLVANAGFLSWMSQPMYEAESKAGLIDSLTIPGVAASRSLTAFRRREGILPGPAARLLEELRHITSGPPRKRSGSSVE comes from the coding sequence ATGACTTTGGACGGACGACAACTCTCGGCGTTTCTCGCCGTCGTGACCCACGGCAGCCTGGGGCGCGCTGCGGAGATGCTCCATATCACCCAGCCCGCACTCAGCCGGATCATCAAGCGGCTGGAGACGCAGGTCGGCGCCCCGCTGTTCGAGCGCAACGCCAAGGGCATGCTGCTGACCGCCATCGGTCAGGCATTGCTGCCGCGCGCGACGCTGATGCAGCGCGAGGCCGAGCATGCGATGGAGGAAATCAATGCCCTGCGCGGCCTGGCAAAGGGCACGATCAAGGTTGGCTCCATCGGCAGCGTGGCGAGCCACATCCTGCCGCTGGCGGTGGACCGCGTGCTGACGCGCTGGCCGAATCTGCGGGTGCACATCATCGAAGGGGTGTGGGACCGGCTGGCGGAAGCGCTGATCCGGCACGAAATCGATCTGGCGCTGGGTGTCGCCATGCCGATGCCGGAAAGCGAAGAGATCGCCACGATCACCGATTGCCGCTGGGAAGACAGCAGCTACGTGGTGGCCTCATTGACGCATCCGTTGCGGCAGCAGAGGAAATCGACGCTCGCCGACACCCTGCACCACCGCTGGGCCACCATGCCGGAGGGAACCGCGCCTTTCGAGGAGATGCGGCACATGTTCAGGTCGCACGGCCTTCCGCTGCCGAGCGTGGCGGTCGAAACGCGCTCGATCGTGGTCCTGAAGAACCTGGTGGCGAACGCCGGCTTCCTGAGCTGGATGTCGCAGCCGATGTACGAGGCGGAAAGCAAGGCCGGCCTGATCGATTCGTTGACGATTCCCGGCGTCGCGGCCTCGCGCAGCCTGACCGCCTTTCGCCGCCGCGAAGGCATCCTGCCGGGGCCGGCGGCCAGGCTGCTGGAGGAATTGCGGCACATCACGTCCGGCCCGCCGCGCAAGCGCAGCGGATCTTCGGTGGAATGA
- a CDS encoding AMP-binding protein, giving the protein MDAIPYRDGEKPLHEYLRQHAHAQPDKPVYIWYGRSLSYRELDDLSDRFAAKLHGIGVKKGDRVVLFLQNCPQYVIAHFGIQKLGAIVSPCSPLFKKHELEYQVGDLGAEVIVAADNLYPVVAEVLDKTRLRHVFLTSYSDFLPAQPTIDVLSEICTEKVRHADTLDFLDALNDVHETPPVPELSMDDVALMTYTSGTTGMPKGAMLTYRNALFKTACATHAGSVENGAMLLAVAPLYHIAGMLMGINVTIYSGATTVLMYRFDPLTVLQAIDSYKLTNWYSTVPMNVAVMQVPDAKKFNLQSLRINPCTSFGVTLTEPLAQQWRQFTGGCETFEAAYGLSESHTCDTYTPRDAIKWGTQGRPMPGVECRIVDQSTGKAVAPGEMGEITVRSAGNFKGYWNKPDATAATLRDGWIYTGDMGSLDADGYLTFSGRFKEMIKVSGYSVFPEEVESILIKHPAVKQAAVIGVPDPNKGEVIKAVIVLKPDHAASTSADDIIAWSREQMSTYKVPRTVEFRNELPATGTGKVLRRLLKDA; this is encoded by the coding sequence ATGGACGCGATCCCTTACCGTGACGGGGAAAAGCCCTTGCACGAGTATCTGCGGCAGCATGCCCATGCGCAGCCGGACAAGCCCGTGTATATCTGGTACGGCAGGTCATTGTCGTACCGTGAGCTGGACGATCTCAGCGACCGGTTTGCCGCGAAGCTGCACGGCATCGGCGTGAAGAAGGGCGACCGCGTCGTCTTGTTCTTGCAAAACTGTCCGCAATACGTGATCGCGCATTTCGGCATCCAGAAGCTGGGCGCCATCGTCAGTCCTTGCAGCCCCTTGTTCAAGAAGCACGAGCTGGAATACCAGGTCGGCGATCTGGGCGCGGAGGTGATTGTCGCTGCGGACAATCTCTATCCCGTGGTGGCGGAAGTGCTCGACAAGACCCGGCTGCGGCATGTCTTTCTGACCAGCTACTCCGACTTCCTGCCCGCGCAGCCGACGATCGATGTTCTGTCGGAAATTTGCACGGAAAAGGTCCGTCATGCAGACACGCTGGATTTCCTCGATGCCTTGAACGACGTGCATGAAACGCCGCCCGTGCCGGAACTGTCGATGGACGATGTGGCGCTCATGACTTACACATCCGGCACCACCGGCATGCCCAAGGGCGCGATGCTGACCTACCGCAACGCCTTGTTCAAGACGGCCTGCGCGACCCATGCCGGCAGTGTCGAGAACGGCGCCATGCTGCTTGCGGTTGCTCCCCTGTATCACATCGCCGGCATGCTCATGGGCATCAACGTCACCATTTACAGTGGCGCGACAACGGTGCTCATGTACCGCTTCGATCCGCTGACGGTACTGCAGGCCATCGACAGCTACAAGCTCACGAACTGGTACAGCACCGTCCCGATGAATGTCGCGGTGATGCAGGTCCCCGATGCGAAGAAATTCAATCTGCAATCCCTGCGCATCAATCCCTGCACCAGCTTCGGCGTCACGCTGACCGAGCCGCTGGCGCAACAGTGGCGGCAATTCACCGGCGGATGCGAAACCTTCGAGGCAGCGTACGGCCTGTCGGAATCGCATACCTGCGACACCTATACGCCGCGCGATGCGATCAAGTGGGGCACGCAGGGCAGGCCGATGCCGGGCGTCGAATGCCGCATCGTCGATCAGTCCACGGGGAAGGCGGTCGCGCCAGGAGAGATGGGCGAGATCACGGTGCGCAGCGCGGGCAACTTCAAGGGTTACTGGAACAAGCCGGACGCCACCGCCGCCACCCTGCGAGACGGCTGGATATACACCGGCGACATGGGCTCGCTCGATGCGGACGGCTATCTGACCTTTTCCGGCCGCTTCAAGGAAATGATCAAGGTATCGGGCTACAGCGTGTTTCCGGAAGAGGTCGAAAGCATCCTCATCAAGCATCCGGCGGTGAAGCAGGCAGCGGTGATCGGCGTGCCCGATCCGAACAAGGGCGAAGTCATCAAGGCGGTGATCGTGCTGAAGCCGGACCACGCCGCATCCACCTCGGCGGACGACATCATCGCCTGGAGCCGCGAGCAGATGTCAACCTACAAGGTGCCGCGCACGGTCGAGTTCCGCAATGAATTGCCCGCGACCGGGACCGGCAAGGTGTTGCGCAGATTGCTGAAGGATGCCTGA
- a CDS encoding TetR/AcrR family transcriptional regulator: protein MAIKTATRQRQSIADGVRDQKREHILEVAENLFFRQGYAGTTISGIVEHLGVTKPYLYYYFGSKSDIYETLCWQASNACLTAMHFEADDARPAIEKLREGLHRFASANVTHFKSGTFYYRDSSPLQPALLKRLRLLSRRFYDELSETLEQARQDGDLDFENTRLTARAIGSVAGFMYTWYDPDGSIAPEEMADQLSHILLKIAGEKSNRKGSRKHS from the coding sequence ATGGCAATAAAGACAGCAACCCGGCAGCGCCAATCCATTGCGGACGGCGTTCGCGACCAGAAGCGGGAGCACATCCTGGAAGTCGCGGAGAACCTGTTCTTCCGGCAAGGCTATGCCGGCACGACCATCTCCGGCATCGTCGAGCACCTGGGCGTCACCAAGCCGTACCTGTACTACTACTTCGGCAGCAAGAGCGACATCTATGAAACGCTGTGCTGGCAGGCTTCCAACGCCTGTCTGACCGCGATGCACTTCGAGGCCGATGACGCGCGGCCGGCGATCGAGAAGCTGCGCGAAGGTCTGCACCGCTTCGCCAGCGCGAACGTCACGCATTTCAAGTCGGGCACCTTCTACTACCGCGACAGCAGCCCGCTGCAACCTGCGCTGCTGAAGCGGCTGCGCCTGCTGTCGCGCCGCTTCTACGACGAATTGAGCGAAACACTGGAGCAGGCGCGGCAAGACGGCGACCTCGATTTCGAGAACACCAGGCTGACGGCACGCGCCATCGGCAGCGTCGCCGGCTTCATGTACACCTGGTACGACCCGGATGGCAGCATCGCCCCGGAGGAAATGGCCGACCAGTTGTCGCACATTCTTCTGAAGATCGCCGGCGAAAAGAGCAACAGGAAAGGCAGTCGAAAACACAGTTGA
- a CDS encoding branched-chain amino acid ABC transporter substrate-binding protein, which translates to MKRKLACLIFAALSSTQASAQSTFKVAFIDPLSGPFADIGELMQSHIKFAVDDINAKGGVLNGVKFEMMSIDNKLSPQESLIALQSAIDAGVRVVFTGGSGSTAVRAMVEAANKNNERNPDKAILIVNHSSIDPELTGKNCSFWHFMTDANTTMKMKALTSFMKEKQDIKKVYLLNQNYAHGQMWAKLGREMLSAARPDVQFVGEDLHPIGQVKDFSPYIAKIKASGADTVITGNWGNDLSLLVKAAAEAGMNLRFINHSAGGVPGTVLTVSQAKLGQLTWVGEWHQNVDSAKVAPVAAAYKQRFNKNFLAPRMDMSPRMIAAAINQAKSTDPLKIALALEGMSYPSIVGDVTMRKEDHQLLLPQTVSTVAAVDGKTVKFGAEGTNYGFRTEKMVEGKDLALPTECRMRRPSGA; encoded by the coding sequence ATGAAAAGAAAGCTGGCCTGCCTGATATTCGCCGCATTGTCGTCCACGCAGGCATCTGCGCAGAGCACATTCAAGGTGGCATTCATCGATCCCTTGAGCGGGCCGTTCGCCGACATCGGCGAGCTGATGCAGTCGCACATCAAATTCGCGGTAGACGACATCAATGCCAAGGGCGGCGTTCTGAACGGCGTCAAATTCGAAATGATGTCGATCGACAACAAGCTGTCGCCGCAGGAAAGTCTGATCGCTCTGCAGAGCGCGATCGATGCAGGTGTGCGCGTCGTCTTCACGGGCGGCTCGGGCTCCACCGCCGTGCGCGCGATGGTCGAGGCCGCCAACAAGAACAACGAGCGCAATCCCGACAAGGCAATCCTGATCGTCAATCACTCGTCCATCGATCCCGAGCTCACCGGCAAGAACTGCAGCTTCTGGCATTTCATGACGGATGCCAACACGACCATGAAGATGAAGGCGCTGACCAGCTTCATGAAGGAAAAGCAGGACATCAAGAAGGTCTATCTGCTGAATCAGAATTATGCGCACGGGCAGATGTGGGCCAAGCTCGGCAGGGAAATGCTGTCGGCAGCGCGGCCCGACGTGCAGTTCGTCGGCGAGGATTTGCATCCCATCGGCCAGGTCAAGGATTTTTCGCCCTACATCGCGAAGATCAAGGCGTCGGGCGCCGACACCGTGATCACCGGCAATTGGGGCAACGACCTGAGTCTGCTGGTGAAGGCTGCCGCCGAGGCCGGAATGAACCTGCGCTTCATCAACCACAGCGCCGGCGGCGTGCCGGGCACCGTGCTGACCGTATCGCAGGCAAAACTCGGGCAACTCACCTGGGTCGGCGAGTGGCATCAGAACGTGGACAGCGCGAAGGTTGCGCCGGTCGCGGCGGCCTACAAGCAACGCTTCAACAAGAACTTTCTCGCGCCGCGCATGGACATGTCGCCGCGCATGATCGCCGCCGCCATCAACCAGGCGAAATCGACCGACCCGCTCAAGATCGCGCTGGCGCTGGAAGGCATGAGCTACCCATCCATCGTCGGCGACGTCACGATGCGCAAGGAAGACCATCAGCTGCTGCTGCCGCAGACGGTGTCCACCGTTGCCGCGGTCGATGGCAAGACGGTGAAGTTCGGTGCGGAAGGAACGAACTACGGCTTCCGCACCGAGAAGATGGTCGAGGGCAAGGACCTGGCGCTGCCGACCGAATGCAGGATGCGGCGGCCGTCGGGGGCGTGA